A stretch of Arthrobacter sunyaminii DNA encodes these proteins:
- a CDS encoding DLW-39 family protein, translating to MKKLLALAAAAVAGIFAAKKWQESAAEKSVWKASTDKVD from the coding sequence GTGAAGAAGTTGCTGGCACTAGCTGCAGCGGCGGTCGCAGGAATCTTTGCCGCAAAAAAATGGCAGGAATCTGCTGCGGAGAAATCCGTATGGAAGGCATCAACCGACAAGGTTGACTAA
- the recF gene encoding DNA replication/repair protein RecF (All proteins in this family for which functions are known are DNA-binding proteins that assist the filamentation of RecA onto DNA for the initiation of recombination or recombinational repair.), whose translation MYIDYLSLTGFRSYAQLDLELKPGVTVFVGPNGTGKTNIVEAIGYLASLSSHRVSSDAPLVSFDAGQALVRARLVRGSQRTSVELELNPGRSNRARINRANPVRARDILGMCRTVLFAPEDLALVKGDPSSRRRFIDELIVSLVPRHAATRSDYERVLKQRNALLKSVRAAGRFTSSHEATLEVWDQHMAVAGAGLLAARLSALQRLQPHLQSAYRDLTDGSKAARAVYRSTLQGAVNDDGAVVGDSDPEELYGLSEQELAERFLAAFAANRRRELERGISLVGPHRDDLELILGQAPAKGYASHGETWSFALALRLGTYYLLLSDDETPGAGPILILDDVFAELDVQRRGRLAGIVAGAEQVLVTAAVAGDIPEALAGEQITVVPGGISVPAL comes from the coding sequence TTGTACATTGATTACCTCTCCCTGACTGGTTTTCGCAGTTATGCGCAGCTTGATCTGGAACTTAAACCCGGAGTCACAGTTTTTGTCGGACCCAACGGCACCGGGAAAACAAACATCGTCGAAGCGATCGGTTATCTGGCGTCGCTCTCCTCCCACCGGGTGAGCAGTGATGCCCCGCTGGTGTCTTTTGACGCCGGCCAGGCCCTCGTCCGCGCCCGGCTCGTGCGGGGCAGCCAGCGCACCAGCGTTGAACTGGAACTCAATCCGGGACGGTCCAACCGGGCCCGGATCAACCGGGCCAACCCCGTGCGTGCCCGCGACATCCTGGGCATGTGCCGCACGGTACTGTTCGCCCCTGAGGATCTGGCACTGGTCAAGGGAGATCCGTCCAGCCGGCGCCGGTTCATCGATGAGTTGATCGTGTCCCTGGTCCCCCGCCATGCAGCCACCCGAAGCGACTATGAGCGCGTCCTGAAACAGCGCAACGCACTGCTTAAATCCGTCCGCGCCGCCGGACGTTTCACCTCGTCCCACGAGGCAACCCTGGAAGTATGGGACCAGCACATGGCGGTGGCCGGTGCCGGCCTGCTGGCGGCCCGGCTCTCCGCTCTGCAGCGCCTGCAGCCTCATCTGCAGAGCGCCTACCGTGATCTGACCGACGGCAGCAAGGCGGCTCGGGCCGTGTACCGCTCCACGCTGCAGGGAGCAGTGAACGACGACGGCGCCGTCGTCGGTGATTCAGACCCGGAGGAACTCTACGGGCTCAGTGAACAGGAGCTGGCCGAGCGGTTCCTGGCGGCGTTTGCCGCCAACCGGCGCCGGGAACTGGAACGCGGCATCTCCCTGGTGGGACCCCACCGCGACGATCTGGAGCTGATCCTCGGGCAGGCACCGGCCAAGGGCTATGCCTCCCACGGCGAGACCTGGTCGTTTGCCCTGGCCCTGCGCCTGGGAACTTACTATTTGCTCCTCAGCGATGATGAGACTCCGGGAGCAGGCCCCATCCTGATCCTCGACGATGTGTTTGCGGAACTGGATGTCCAGCGCCGCGGCCGCCTGGCCGGGATCGTCGCCGGCGCGGAACAGGTGCTTGTTACCGCTGCGGTGGCCGGAGACATCCCCGAAGCTCTTGCCGGGGAACAGATCACCGTAGTTCCCGGAGGCATTAGTGTTCCCGCCCTCTGA
- the dnaN gene encoding DNA polymerase III subunit beta: protein MKFRVERDVLAEAVTWTARSLSPRPPVPVLSGLLIKAESGSLSIASFDYEISARLQIAADIAEEGTILVSGRLLAEICRSLPSAPVEVETDGSKVTLTCRNSRFNLATMPVAEYPELPALPEVSGVVDGDAFAQAVSQVIIAASRDDTLPILTGVRMEIEDDLITFLATDRYRLALRELSWKPSTPGISTSALVKAKTLNEVAKTLGGAGDLNIAFSDDSELIGFESGGRRTTSLLVDGDYPKIRSLFPDNTPIHATVETSALVEAVRRVSLVAERNTPVRLAFTDGQVTLDAGTGEDAQASEALEASLIGDDITVAFNPHYLSEGLGAFPSKYVRFSFTTPPKPAVISAQEELTGDDREDYRYLLMPVRLPNQ from the coding sequence GTGAAGTTCAGAGTTGAGCGGGATGTCCTGGCCGAAGCGGTTACATGGACAGCGCGTTCCCTCTCGCCGCGTCCCCCGGTTCCGGTTCTGTCGGGCCTGCTGATCAAAGCGGAGAGCGGATCACTGAGCATCGCAAGCTTCGACTACGAGATTTCGGCCAGGCTGCAGATCGCGGCCGATATCGCCGAAGAAGGGACCATCCTGGTCTCGGGCCGGCTGCTCGCCGAAATCTGCCGCAGCCTCCCGTCGGCACCCGTCGAGGTGGAAACTGACGGGTCGAAGGTGACCCTGACCTGCCGCAACAGCCGCTTCAACCTCGCCACTATGCCCGTGGCCGAATATCCCGAACTTCCCGCCCTTCCTGAGGTCAGCGGTGTTGTGGACGGCGATGCGTTTGCGCAGGCTGTCTCCCAGGTCATCATTGCCGCCAGCCGGGATGACACGCTCCCCATCCTCACCGGCGTGCGGATGGAAATTGAAGACGATCTCATCACCTTCCTGGCCACGGACCGTTACCGTCTGGCCCTGCGGGAACTGTCATGGAAGCCGTCCACTCCCGGCATCTCCACCAGTGCACTGGTCAAAGCCAAGACCCTGAACGAGGTGGCAAAAACCCTCGGCGGCGCCGGTGACCTGAATATTGCCTTCTCCGATGACAGCGAACTGATCGGCTTCGAAAGCGGCGGCCGCCGCACCACGTCGCTCCTCGTCGACGGCGACTACCCCAAGATCCGGTCCCTGTTCCCGGACAACACACCCATTCACGCCACAGTGGAAACCAGCGCCCTGGTCGAGGCCGTGCGCCGTGTGTCCCTGGTAGCGGAGCGAAATACTCCGGTCCGGCTTGCCTTCACCGACGGCCAGGTCACCCTGGATGCAGGCACCGGCGAGGATGCCCAGGCCTCGGAGGCACTGGAGGCGTCCCTGATCGGCGACGACATCACAGTGGCTTTCAATCCGCACTATCTCAGCGAGGGCCTGGGCGCCTTCCCGAGCAAGTACGTGCGTTTCTCCTTTACGACGCCGCCGAAGCCGGCCGTTATTTCGGCCCAGGAAGAGCTCACGGGGGACGACCGGGAGGACTACCGGTACCTGTTGATGCCGGTGCGGCTGCCCAACCAATAG
- a CDS encoding DUF721 domain-containing protein, producing the protein MFPPSDADENRETGEPEVRQDAAQAQLNRMRQAAQSRGNQRISPSRRKAGQKRSALPFVPGEYTGRDPQGVGKVFNRFVSERGWNSPVAVGSVISRWEELVGPEVSAHCTPESFSDTTVQVRCDSTAWATQLRLLRSSLISRFDAELGPGVVTKIEVIGPAAPNWRKGLRSVKGRGPRDTYG; encoded by the coding sequence GTGTTCCCGCCCTCTGATGCCGATGAAAACCGGGAAACCGGGGAGCCGGAGGTCCGCCAGGATGCTGCGCAGGCCCAACTGAACCGGATGCGCCAGGCCGCCCAGTCCCGCGGCAACCAGCGAATTTCTCCGAGCCGGCGCAAGGCCGGGCAGAAGCGGTCCGCCCTGCCGTTTGTGCCCGGCGAATACACCGGCAGGGACCCCCAGGGGGTGGGCAAGGTCTTCAACCGCTTTGTCAGCGAACGCGGCTGGAATTCGCCCGTAGCGGTGGGATCGGTGATTTCCCGCTGGGAGGAACTCGTGGGCCCCGAGGTCAGTGCGCACTGCACACCCGAGTCCTTTTCGGACACAACAGTGCAGGTCCGCTGTGATTCCACGGCCTGGGCCACCCAGCTGCGGCTGCTGCGCAGCTCGCTGATCAGCCGGTTCGACGCCGAGCTGGGTCCCGGCGTAGTGACCAAAATTGAAGTCATCGGCCCGGCCGCGCCGAACTGGCGCAAGGGCCTGCGCAGCGTCAAGGGCCGCGGCCCGCGCGACACTTACGGGTAA
- the dnaA gene encoding chromosomal replication initiator protein DnaA, giving the protein MGTDEINDVGSSWRKVIRTLETDDRVSPRQRGFVVLAQAQGLIGTTLLVAVPNELTREVLQTQLKHILDEVLRGVFQADIQCAFVIDADMLPAVKADPEPEPEQPAPNPVPSGESAPSPTPPSTSQEFGRLNPKYVFETFVIGSSNRFAHAAAVAVAEAPAKAYNPLFIYGDSGLGKTHLLHAIGHYARHLYTGIRVRYVNSEEFTNDFINSIRYDEGASFKQLYRNVDILLIDDIQFLANKDATQEEFFHTFNALHNHNKQVVITSDLPPKQLSGFEERMRSRFEWGLLTDVQPPELETRIAILRKKAIGDSLSAPDDVLEYIASKISTNIRELEGALIRVTAFASLNRQQVDVGLAEIVLKDLITDDGAQEITAASILGQTAAYFQISLEELCSKSRTRTLVTARQIAMYLCRELTDMSLPKIGQELGGRDHTTVIHADRKIRELMAERRAIYNQVTELTNRIKQQQREA; this is encoded by the coding sequence GTGGGCACGGACGAAATCAACGACGTCGGCAGTTCCTGGCGCAAGGTTATTCGAACGCTGGAAACGGACGACCGAGTCTCTCCCCGGCAGCGCGGATTCGTGGTTCTGGCCCAGGCACAGGGTCTGATCGGAACCACTCTGCTGGTGGCGGTGCCCAACGAACTGACCCGCGAGGTTCTGCAGACCCAGCTCAAGCACATTCTGGATGAGGTCCTGCGGGGAGTCTTCCAGGCCGATATCCAATGTGCTTTCGTCATTGACGCGGACATGCTGCCGGCGGTGAAGGCCGATCCCGAACCGGAACCCGAACAGCCCGCACCGAATCCGGTCCCGAGCGGTGAAAGCGCTCCCTCTCCCACACCGCCGAGCACTTCCCAGGAATTCGGCCGGCTCAATCCCAAGTACGTCTTCGAGACGTTCGTGATCGGTTCCTCCAACCGGTTTGCGCACGCCGCTGCGGTGGCTGTGGCCGAAGCCCCCGCCAAGGCCTACAACCCCTTGTTCATCTACGGGGATTCGGGGCTGGGAAAGACCCACCTGCTGCACGCCATCGGACACTATGCGCGGCACCTTTACACGGGTATCCGCGTGCGGTACGTAAATTCCGAGGAGTTCACCAACGACTTCATCAACTCCATCCGGTATGACGAGGGAGCCAGCTTCAAGCAGCTCTACCGCAATGTGGACATCCTGCTCATTGACGACATCCAGTTCCTGGCCAACAAGGATGCTACGCAGGAAGAGTTCTTCCATACGTTCAATGCCTTGCACAACCACAACAAACAGGTCGTCATCACTTCCGATCTGCCGCCCAAGCAGCTTTCGGGCTTTGAGGAACGGATGCGGTCCCGCTTCGAGTGGGGTCTGCTCACCGATGTGCAGCCGCCGGAGCTGGAAACCCGTATTGCGATCCTGCGCAAGAAGGCCATCGGCGACAGCCTGAGTGCTCCTGACGATGTCCTTGAGTACATCGCCTCCAAAATTTCCACCAACATCCGCGAGCTGGAGGGCGCCCTGATCCGGGTGACCGCCTTCGCCAGCCTCAATCGGCAGCAGGTGGACGTGGGACTGGCTGAGATTGTGCTCAAAGACCTGATTACCGACGACGGCGCCCAGGAAATCACCGCGGCATCAATCCTCGGGCAGACGGCAGCCTATTTCCAGATCTCGCTGGAAGAACTGTGTTCCAAGTCCCGCACCAGGACCCTGGTCACGGCCCGTCAGATCGCCATGTACCTCTGCCGTGAACTTACGGACATGTCGCTGCCCAAGATCGGACAGGAACTCGGCGGGCGGGACCACACCACGGTGATTCACGCGGACCGCAAAATCAGGGAGCTCATGGCTGAGCGCCGCGCCATCTACAACCAGGTCACTGAACTGACAAACCGCATCAAGCAGCAGCAGCGGGAGGCATAA
- a CDS encoding DUF3566 domain-containing protein, which yields MSSTNSNPRSASGTGPRVKTPARPAQRPGGGQSAPANRQPLVKPAPKAKARKARLLVSKIDPWSVLKMAFLLSVALGVVTVVAAIVIWTVLDLTGIFDRVNSLLGEIAGSESGGFDLREFASLGQVVSFATIIAVVNVLLLTALSMLASVLYNIASTLVGGIGVTLTDD from the coding sequence GTGAGCTCGACCAACTCAAATCCCAGGTCGGCTTCGGGCACAGGACCCCGGGTAAAGACACCCGCGCGCCCCGCCCAGCGTCCCGGAGGTGGTCAGAGCGCTCCGGCGAACCGGCAGCCGCTGGTAAAGCCGGCCCCCAAGGCCAAGGCCCGCAAAGCCCGTCTGCTCGTGAGTAAGATCGACCCGTGGTCGGTCCTGAAGATGGCTTTCCTGCTGTCGGTGGCCCTCGGCGTCGTAACCGTGGTGGCCGCGATTGTGATCTGGACTGTACTGGACCTGACCGGCATCTTTGACCGGGTCAACTCGCTGCTCGGCGAGATCGCCGGGAGCGAATCCGGCGGATTCGACCTGCGTGAGTTTGCCTCGCTGGGACAGGTGGTCTCCTTCGCCACCATCATCGCCGTCGTCAACGTCCTGCTGCTGACCGCGCTGTCCATGCTTGCTTCAGTGCTGTACAACATTGCCTCCACCCTTGTGGGCGGCATCGGCGTCACCCTGACAGACGACTAA
- the gyrB gene encoding DNA topoisomerase (ATP-hydrolyzing) subunit B, whose amino-acid sequence MDNADVTPEHHSEADAPAPHEYGANEITVLEGLEAVRKRPGMYIGSTGPRGLHHLVYEVVDNSVDEALAGYCDRIDVTLQADGGVRVSDNGRGIPVDMHPTENMPTVQVVMTILHAGGKFGGGGYAVSGGLHGVGISVVNALSARVETEIRRQGFVWHQSFADGGHPVGGLRKGEATDETGTIQTFYPDPSIFETTEFDFETLRARFQQMAFLNKGLRIVLTDERTVEEDAEEIAEAPSEDGTETGPKHRVVDYMYKDGLLDYVKYLNTSKKYEAVHDDVIAFETEDSDKKMAVEMALQWTTAYSESVHTYANTINTHEGGTHEEGFRAAMTSLINRYAREKNIIKEKDDNLTGDDIREGLTAVISVKLAEPQFEGQTKTKLGNSEVKGFVQRVVTDQLGDWLERNPGPARDVIRKSIQASQARLAARKARESTRRKGLLESGGMPGKLKDCSSKDPSKSEIYIVEGDSAGGSAVRGRNPETQAILPLRGKILNVERARLDRALGNAEVQSMITAFGAGIGEDFDVEKARYHKIVLMADADVDGQHITTLLLTLLFRYMRPLIESGFVYLAQPPLYRIKWSNHAHDYVYSDRERDEVVARGLANNQRLPKDNGIQRYKGLGEMDYTELWDTTMDPDHRTLLQVTMDDAAAVDQIFSVLMGEDVESRRNFIQQNAKDVRFLDI is encoded by the coding sequence ATGGACAACGCTGACGTAACGCCAGAGCACCACAGCGAGGCTGACGCACCTGCTCCGCACGAGTATGGCGCCAACGAAATCACCGTGCTGGAAGGACTGGAAGCCGTCCGGAAACGTCCGGGCATGTATATCGGTTCCACCGGGCCCCGCGGGCTGCACCACCTGGTGTACGAAGTGGTGGACAACTCCGTTGACGAAGCCCTGGCCGGGTACTGCGACCGCATTGACGTGACGCTCCAGGCCGACGGCGGTGTACGGGTCAGCGACAACGGCCGCGGTATCCCCGTGGACATGCACCCCACCGAAAACATGCCCACCGTCCAGGTGGTCATGACCATCCTGCACGCCGGCGGAAAGTTTGGCGGCGGCGGGTACGCGGTCTCCGGCGGTCTGCACGGTGTGGGCATTTCCGTGGTCAACGCCCTCTCGGCCCGAGTGGAAACCGAGATTCGGCGCCAGGGATTTGTCTGGCACCAGAGCTTCGCCGACGGCGGTCATCCGGTGGGAGGCCTTCGCAAGGGCGAGGCCACCGACGAGACCGGCACCATCCAGACGTTCTATCCCGACCCCTCCATCTTTGAAACCACGGAGTTCGACTTCGAGACCCTGCGGGCGCGGTTCCAGCAGATGGCGTTCCTGAACAAGGGACTGCGGATTGTCCTCACCGATGAGCGGACCGTCGAAGAAGACGCCGAGGAAATCGCCGAAGCACCGTCTGAGGACGGAACCGAGACCGGTCCCAAGCACCGCGTGGTCGATTACATGTACAAGGACGGGCTCCTTGATTACGTCAAGTACCTGAACACGTCCAAGAAGTACGAAGCCGTCCACGACGACGTCATTGCCTTTGAAACCGAAGACAGTGACAAGAAAATGGCCGTGGAAATGGCCCTGCAGTGGACCACCGCCTACTCGGAGAGCGTCCACACCTACGCCAACACGATCAACACGCATGAAGGCGGCACCCACGAAGAGGGTTTCCGTGCTGCCATGACGTCCCTGATCAACCGGTATGCCCGTGAGAAGAACATCATCAAGGAAAAGGATGACAACCTCACCGGTGATGACATCCGCGAAGGCCTGACCGCTGTCATTTCCGTGAAGCTGGCCGAGCCGCAGTTCGAAGGCCAGACCAAGACGAAGCTGGGAAACTCCGAGGTCAAGGGTTTCGTGCAGCGCGTGGTCACTGACCAGCTCGGGGACTGGCTGGAGCGCAACCCCGGCCCCGCCCGTGACGTGATCCGCAAGTCCATCCAGGCCTCCCAGGCGCGCCTGGCAGCCCGCAAGGCCCGCGAGTCCACCCGCCGCAAGGGCCTGCTGGAATCGGGCGGAATGCCCGGCAAACTCAAGGACTGCTCCTCCAAGGACCCGTCCAAGTCGGAAATCTACATTGTGGAGGGTGACTCCGCAGGCGGTTCCGCCGTCCGCGGCCGCAACCCCGAAACCCAAGCCATCCTCCCGCTGCGCGGCAAGATCCTCAACGTGGAACGCGCCCGTCTGGACCGCGCGCTGGGAAACGCCGAAGTCCAGTCCATGATTACCGCCTTCGGCGCGGGCATCGGCGAGGATTTCGACGTCGAGAAGGCCCGCTACCACAAGATCGTGCTGATGGCCGATGCCGACGTTGACGGCCAGCACATCACCACGCTGCTGCTGACGCTGCTCTTCCGCTACATGCGCCCGCTCATCGAGAGCGGTTTCGTGTACCTGGCGCAGCCGCCGCTGTACCGCATCAAGTGGTCCAACCATGCCCACGACTACGTTTACAGCGACCGTGAACGCGACGAAGTGGTGGCCCGCGGCCTGGCCAACAACCAGCGCCTGCCCAAGGACAACGGCATCCAGCGCTACAAGGGCCTGGGCGAGATGGACTACACCGAGCTCTGGGACACCACCATGGATCCCGACCACCGCACGCTGCTGCAGGTCACCATGGACGATGCCGCTGCCGTGGACCAGATCTTCTCCGTCCTGATGGGCGAGGACGTTGAATCCCGCCGCAACTTCATCCAGCAGAACGCCAAGGATGTGCGCTTCCTGGACATCTAG
- the gnd gene encoding phosphogluconate dehydrogenase (NAD(+)-dependent, decarboxylating) — MHIGLIGLGKMGFNMRERLRRNGIDVTGFDRNPVVSDVMSVTELASELPSPRVVWLMVPAGEVTEAVIRELAEVLSPGDLVIDGGNSRYDADIRNAEKLAATGIRFMDCGVSGGVWGRENGYGLMAGGEAADIALAMPVLDALRPEGERERSFVHAGAVGAGHYAKMIHNGIEYGLMQAYAEGYELLAGKDIITDVPGVMRAWQDGTVIRSWLLDLMVNALDEDPGLSRVAGYAEDSGEGRWTVQEAVANGIPAPVITAALYARFVSRQEDSPAMKMVAALRNQFGGHSVRSTDDVVPPETPPDVASRRQDPDVPRAAVDETGSPE; from the coding sequence ATGCACATAGGCCTCATCGGACTCGGCAAAATGGGTTTCAACATGCGCGAACGGCTGCGCCGCAACGGCATTGACGTTACCGGCTTTGACCGAAATCCCGTGGTCAGCGACGTGATGTCAGTAACCGAGCTGGCCTCGGAACTTCCTTCACCGCGGGTGGTGTGGCTGATGGTGCCGGCAGGGGAGGTCACTGAAGCCGTTATTCGTGAGCTGGCGGAAGTGCTCTCACCCGGTGATCTGGTGATAGACGGGGGAAATTCCCGGTACGACGCCGATATCCGCAACGCGGAGAAACTCGCCGCAACGGGAATCCGCTTTATGGACTGCGGCGTCTCGGGAGGAGTCTGGGGCAGGGAGAACGGCTACGGCCTGATGGCCGGCGGCGAAGCGGCGGACATTGCCCTGGCGATGCCGGTCCTGGACGCTCTGCGGCCGGAGGGCGAGCGTGAGCGCAGCTTTGTGCATGCCGGCGCCGTTGGCGCGGGCCATTACGCCAAGATGATCCACAACGGCATCGAGTACGGCCTGATGCAGGCCTATGCCGAGGGATACGAACTGCTGGCAGGCAAAGACATCATTACGGATGTTCCCGGAGTGATGCGGGCCTGGCAGGACGGCACCGTCATCCGGTCGTGGCTGCTGGATCTGATGGTCAACGCCCTGGATGAGGATCCGGGACTAAGCCGCGTTGCCGGCTATGCGGAGGATTCCGGCGAAGGCAGGTGGACGGTCCAGGAGGCTGTGGCCAACGGCATCCCCGCACCGGTCATCACGGCCGCCCTGTATGCCAGGTTTGTGTCCCGGCAGGAAGATTCACCGGCCATGAAAATGGTGGCTGCGCTGCGAAACCAGTTTGGCGGTCACAGCGTCAGGTCAACGGATGACGTCGTGCCGCCCGAAACGCCTCCGGACGTGGCCTCCCGGCGCCAGGATCCCGACGTGCCGCGGGCAGCAGTCGATGAGACTGGAAGCCCGGAGTAA
- the gyrA gene encoding DNA gyrase subunit A: MSEETLSDRVEQIDLQTEMQRSYLDYAMAVIVGRALPDVRDGLKPVHRRVLYAMFDGGYRPERSFNKCARVVGEVMGQYHPHGDSAIYDALVRLIQDWTMRYPLALGQGNFGSPGNDGAAAPRYTETKMAPLAMEMVRDIDEETVDFMDNYDGRNQEPTILPARFPNLLVNGSSGIAVGMATNIPPHNLREVADGVQWYLENPDAPNDVLLEELIRRIKGPDFPTGAQILGHKGIEDAYRTGRGSITMRAVVNVEELQGRTCLVVTELPYQANPDNLAIKIAELVKDGKVSGIADMRDETSGRTGQRLVIVLKRDAVAKVVLNNLYKHTQLQENFGANMLAIVDGVPRTLSLDAFIRHWVTHQLEVIVRRTRYRLRKAEEVAHILIGLLKALDALDDVIALIRRSTTVEEARNGLMGLLDIDELQAQAILDMQLRRLAALERQKIQDQHAKLQTEIAEYNAILASDARQRQIVSEELHEIAEKYGDDRRTHIVMGYDGDMSMEDLIPEEEMVVTITRGGYVKRTRSDNYRQQARGGKGIKGAQLRGDDVVEHFFVTTTHHWLLFFTNLGRVYRAKAYELAEAGRDAKGQHVANLLAFQPDEHIAQVLDLPGYDAAPYLVLATKRGLVKKTRLEDYDTNRSAGVIAINLRDGDELVSAQLVSETDDLMLVSRKGQSLRFTATDDALRPMGRATSGVTGMKFREDDELLAADVVTEDSYVFIVTEGGYAKRTAVDEYRVQGRGGLGIKVAKYAEDRGHLVGAMIVQEEDEVLVVMQGGKVVRSSVAGVPAKGRDTMGVIFAKPDKNDRIIAVARNSERDLGIEETDDDAGESAPDAADGATGTVAESVGTGVDEVPLATDKTAEQDAQSAEDGGNE; this comes from the coding sequence ATGAGTGAAGAGACCCTCTCAGACCGGGTTGAACAGATCGATCTGCAGACTGAAATGCAGCGGTCCTACCTGGACTACGCCATGGCGGTCATCGTCGGGCGTGCCCTGCCGGATGTGCGCGACGGCCTGAAGCCCGTGCACCGCCGCGTGCTGTACGCGATGTTCGACGGCGGCTACCGCCCCGAACGCTCGTTCAACAAGTGCGCCCGCGTGGTGGGTGAAGTCATGGGCCAGTACCACCCGCACGGCGACTCGGCCATCTACGATGCCCTGGTCCGCCTGATCCAGGACTGGACCATGCGCTACCCGCTGGCTCTGGGACAGGGCAACTTCGGCTCCCCCGGCAACGACGGCGCAGCCGCCCCGCGGTACACCGAAACCAAGATGGCACCTCTGGCCATGGAAATGGTCCGTGACATCGACGAGGAAACCGTCGATTTCATGGACAACTACGATGGCCGCAACCAGGAACCCACCATCCTGCCGGCACGGTTCCCGAACCTGCTGGTCAACGGTTCCTCCGGCATCGCGGTGGGTATGGCCACCAACATTCCCCCGCACAACCTGCGCGAAGTAGCCGACGGCGTCCAGTGGTACCTGGAAAACCCGGACGCCCCCAATGACGTCCTGCTCGAGGAACTGATCCGGCGGATCAAGGGCCCGGACTTCCCCACCGGCGCTCAGATCCTGGGCCACAAGGGAATCGAAGACGCCTACCGGACCGGCCGCGGCTCCATCACCATGCGCGCCGTCGTCAACGTCGAGGAACTCCAGGGCCGCACCTGCCTGGTGGTGACCGAACTCCCCTACCAGGCCAACCCGGACAACCTCGCGATCAAGATCGCCGAACTGGTCAAGGACGGCAAGGTCTCCGGCATCGCCGACATGCGCGATGAAACCTCCGGCCGCACCGGCCAGCGCCTGGTGATCGTGCTCAAGCGCGACGCCGTGGCCAAGGTGGTCCTGAACAACCTGTACAAGCACACACAGCTGCAGGAAAACTTCGGCGCGAACATGCTGGCGATCGTGGACGGAGTGCCCCGCACCCTGAGCCTTGACGCGTTCATCCGCCACTGGGTCACCCACCAGTTGGAAGTTATCGTCCGCCGCACCCGCTACCGGCTGCGCAAGGCCGAAGAAGTGGCGCACATCCTCATCGGCCTGCTCAAGGCCCTGGATGCCCTGGACGATGTCATTGCCCTGATCCGCCGCTCCACCACGGTCGAAGAGGCCCGCAACGGCCTCATGGGCCTGCTGGACATCGATGAACTGCAGGCCCAGGCCATCCTGGACATGCAGCTACGCCGCCTGGCCGCCCTGGAACGCCAGAAGATCCAGGACCAGCACGCCAAGCTGCAGACCGAAATCGCCGAATACAACGCCATCTTGGCATCGGACGCGCGCCAGCGGCAGATCGTCAGCGAAGAACTGCACGAAATCGCGGAGAAGTACGGCGATGACCGCCGCACCCACATCGTGATGGGCTATGACGGCGACATGAGCATGGAAGACCTCATTCCCGAAGAGGAAATGGTGGTCACCATCACCCGCGGCGGATACGTCAAGCGGACCCGCAGCGACAACTACCGCCAGCAGGCCCGCGGCGGCAAGGGCATCAAGGGTGCTCAGCTGCGCGGCGACGACGTCGTCGAGCACTTCTTCGTCACCACCACGCACCACTGGCTGCTGTTCTTCACCAACCTGGGCCGCGTGTACCGTGCCAAGGCCTACGAACTGGCGGAAGCCGGCCGGGACGCCAAGGGCCAGCACGTGGCCAACCTGCTGGCCTTCCAGCCGGATGAGCACATTGCCCAGGTCCTTGACCTGCCCGGCTACGACGCGGCCCCGTACCTGGTCCTCGCGACCAAGCGCGGACTGGTGAAGAAAACCCGGCTGGAGGACTACGACACCAACCGTTCCGCCGGCGTCATTGCCATCAACCTGCGCGACGGCGACGAACTCGTTTCCGCCCAGCTGGTCTCCGAAACCGATGACCTGATGCTGGTGTCCCGCAAGGGCCAGTCACTGCGCTTCACCGCCACTGACGATGCCCTTCGCCCCATGGGCCGGGCCACCTCGGGCGTCACCGGCATGAAGTTCCGCGAGGATGACGAACTGCTGGCAGCTGACGTTGTCACCGAGGACTCCTATGTGTTCATTGTGACCGAAGGCGGATACGCCAAGCGGACCGCTGTGGATGAATACCGGGTACAGGGCCGCGGCGGTCTGGGCATCAAGGTTGCCAAGTACGCCGAGGACCGCGGGCATCTGGTGGGCGCCATGATCGTGCAGGAAGAAGACGAAGTCCTGGTGGTCATGCAGGGCGGCAAGGTTGTCCGCTCCTCCGTTGCCGGGGTTCCGGCGAAGGGCCGCGACACCATGGGCGTCATTTTCGCCAAGCCGGACAAGAATGACCGCATCATCGCGGTGGCCCGGAACTCCGAGCGAGATCTGGGAATTGAAGAGACGGACGACGACGCCGGTGAGAGCGCTCCCGATGCCGCTGACGGAGCCACGGGGACGGTTGCAGAGTCTGTAGGCACCGGTGTGGATGAAGTACCGTTGGCTACAGACAAAACGGCTGAGCAGGATGCACAGTCAGCAGAAGATGGAGGTAACGAGTGA